A segment of the Trifolium pratense cultivar HEN17-A07 linkage group LG7, ARS_RC_1.1, whole genome shotgun sequence genome:
tgctcccaaaataaagatttactccgaaataaagtttatttccgaaataaaaattttaaagatttattttcaaatctttttgaattaaaaaaaacataatctttatttttaaaaaacaaaactttattttttgttattctctttgaattaaaaaaaatagaaaaagattttcaaaaaaatatataaaatagaaaaagaagttttattcgtGTTTTCCTCTTCTATCAAAACAATTTGtcctagaactagaaaaatagaacGAAGCAGAAGACAATGATGAAGTAGAAGACGATTTCGGCGATTGAAGAAGAGGACGACGAATACGATCACaacggtggaagcaaacgattTCGGcgaagattctatttttttttaattcaaaaagatttgaaaataaatctttattttgggagtaaaataagaaaattagttttttttttttattttaggaaaaaaatactcaataattttgttttgtatgaaaaaaagttatttgtaggaatttttttaaaaaattttgtaggaattttttttatttgtaggatttttattattttgaaaaaaaaaagaaaattcatttttttatttttgtaggaaaaaaaatttatttggataatttttcgcattatttttttaaaattttaaaaaattgaataattttcataaacaaatatagtgattcatggtttagtcatttaatattaaaaaaaaaaaaatcatttcgataacacgctatccaacccgtaaattagtatatttacacaaaaaaataggtgattattttttatagtgaaaaaagttaccctatttttcaagaagatacattgattgggttattttttatgagaaaatatgatgattcaacatttagatatttaataaaaaaatagaaaaataatttgggtaacccataacccaacccaatccaacccagaAATTaatggatttacccaacccggcccaatgttataacgggtggttattttactaaacccaacccagagtaccatatgtggtttgggttttggttttagcCAAActcaacccaatccggcccatgTACACCCCTGCCTGCTGTACACTCAAGGggcgaaatgagggaatctattttttgcaaggggtaaacagaaaaaaaatctgtccagggataaacaaaaattttcttattttgcaggaggtaaatgatcatttatcctaaaaaaaataaaaaattccttgGTTGAAACAATATTCCCTCCCCATAAATTTTgattagaaaacaaaaaataagccAAACGTTGCTTTTTGAGAAGAAAAAGCAATGAGATTTCTTGAATTTCGGAGGgaatcaaattaaataaaatttgagaaacaaaattcaaaaaatgaaaattcgCAACGGTCAGTAGCCAGGCTGTATTAATCGCTGTCAAACCAATCCAACCAAGGTAAAGCTAACCCTAGTTAATTCCTAACCGTACATTTCAAATTCAGTTCCTCTTTCTCTTTCgctctattattatatatatataaaccctCTCATTTCTCATTCATCTCTCACAAAATTCAAAAGGGAAAAGCGTCTTAATAAACGCCGCTCCTCTtcaattttcttcttccttcctTCAATTTTCTTCTTCGTTCCTTCAATTTTCCCGAGAAAATGAGAGAGTGCATTTCAATCCACATTGGTCAAGCCGGTATCCAAGTCGGTAATGCCTGCTGGGAACTTTACTGCCTCGAACACGGCATTCAGGTAAcaacaaattagggtttctcatttttcaattttagatctcaaattagggtttctatttttcaatttgttgattCAAGATCTTGAATATCGGTTTTGTTTTTTTCAGCCTGATGGCCAGATGCCCGGTGACAAAACCGTCGGTGGAGGAGATGATGCCTTCAACACCTTTTTCAGTGAAACCGGTGCCGGAAAGCATGTTCCACGCGCCATCTTTGTAGATCTTGAACCTACCGTCATCGATGAAGTCAGAACCGGTGCTTACCGTCAACTCTTCCACCCTGAACAACTCATCAGCGGCAAAGAAGACGCCGCCAACAACTTCGCTCGTGGTCATTATACCAGTAAGTGTTCCATTTCCGAATATCTCTCTGTTTCGATTATTGTGTTGTAGTATAGTTGTTTATTcgaatctgaatttgaaatctGTTATAAGAATATGAATACGATCTGATTATTGTGTTGTGTAGTTGTTTATTtgaatctgaatttgaaatctgatatatgaatatgaatacgATCTGCGTTTTCAATTGGAAATAATATCTGTCTTGTTTTGATTtgaatctgaatttgaaatctGATATATGAATACGATCTGTTTTGTTGTTCAGTTGGAAAGGAGATTGTTGATCTATGCCTTGACAGAATCAGGAAGCTAGCAGATAACTGTACTGGTCTGCAAGGTTTCTTGGTGTTCAATGCTGTCGGTGGAGGGACCGGATCTGGTTTGGGTTCTCTTCTGTTGGAGCGTCTCTCTGTTGATTATGGAAAGAAGTCCAAGTTGGGTTTCACTGTCTATCCATCACCCCAGGTTTCAACCTCTGTGGTTGAACCCTACAACAGTGTCCTTTCAACTCATTCCCTCCTTGAACACACTGATGTTGCCGTTCTCCTCGACAATGAAGCCATCTATGACATTTGCCGCCGATCCCTTGATATCGAGCGTCCCACTTACACCAACCTCAATCGCCTTGTCTCTCAGGTAAATACAAGCTACCAAAATCTCATAACTGGATCTTGAAATGTGGACACTTAGATTATGATTTTGCTGAAAATGTTGAGATttgttatattatttgatttgatcGGTATTTGAATTATGCAACAATTATTGAGGTTTTGTTAGATTTGAAATGTCGACGTTTAGATTTGGATAATGCAGCAAATGTTGagatttatttgatttgatgaatATTTGAATTATACAACATGCAACATATATTgagatttgtttgatttgattttgcaGGTGATTTCATCCCTCACTGCCTCTTTGAGGTTTGATGGTGCCCTGAATGTTGATGTAACAGAGTTTCAGACTAACTTGGTTCCTTACCCTAGGATCCATTTCATGCTTTCATCATATGCACCTGTTATCTCAGCTGAGAAAGCTTACCATGAACAGCTTTCTGTTGCTGAGATCACAAACAGTGCTTTTGAACCATCTTCTATGATGGCTAAGTGTGATCCTCGCCATGGAAAATATATGGCTTGCTGTTTGATGTATCGTGGTGATGTTGTGCCTAAGGATGTGAATGCTGCTGTTGCAACCATCAAGACTAAGAGAACCATCCAGTTTGTTGATTGGTGTCCAACTGGGTTCAAATGTGGTATCAATTATCAGCCTCCTACTGTTGTTCCTGGTGGTGATCTTGCTAAGGTCCAGAGGGCTGTGTGCATGATTTCTAACTCTACCAGTGTTGCTGAGGTGTTTTCAAGGATTGATCATAAGTTTGATCTTATGTATGCTAAGCGTGCTTTTGTGCATTGGTATGTTGGTGAGGGTATGGAAGAAGGTGAGTTCTCTGAGGCTCGTGAAGATCTTGCTGCTCTTGAGAAGGATTATGAGGAGGTTGGTGCTGAGTCTGGTGATGGAGATGACGATGGAGATGAAGATTATTAGATCTTGCTGGATTTGATCAATCATTTGTTTGTAATGtggtttttcattttattttcccGGACAAAATTATGCTTTGTTTCTTGAATGTTGTTTTGCAAACTTGTTAACATTGTGCTGTGTTTAGCACAAAAAGTTTAATCTACAATCTATACATTCTATTGCAGTAaatctcttttatttgtttgcCTTAAAATAGCTTTAAAGTTTTAAATCTCATTGGATGAAATGTTTCTTGTGTTAGTGTTGTTAGCTTGTGGTTAGGCTCAGCAGGCTTAGGCCGTGCCAATGAGCAAGGTTAGGCGCGCGCGCGCAAGGCAAGCAGGCTTGGCCTGGCTTGGCCTGAAGTGGCTTGGCTAACAAGTTAAGTACTTGTAAGTGTGTGTACTTGCTTGTGTGTGATGTACTCCTATATTCACCAAGCTTTATCAATGGCGGATTCTAATACACCATTTCATCAATCTATTCCAAAGTTCGAAGGATTCTATGATCATTGGGCTGAGCTCATGGAAAATCTGCTGCGATCGAAGGAATTTTGGAGCTTGATTGAACATGGTGTATCCGTTGCTCCTGCAAATGCAACGCAAGAACAGATACGTGCTGCAGAGGAAAGTAAGTTGAAAGATCTTAAAGTCAAGAATTACTTGTATCAATCCATCGATAGAGCAattcttgaaacaattcttgatCGAAGCACATCCAGAAGTATTTGGGAATCTATGAGACAGAAATACCAAGGTTCAACAAGGGTGAAACGCGCTCAATTGCAATCTTTGAGGCGTGAATTTGAGCTATTGTTGATGCAAGAAGATGAATCAGTAGATGACTACTTTAGAAGAACTCTTGCAATTGCTACAAAGATGACAGCACAAGGTGAAACATTATCTCAAGCCTCTATTGTTGAAAAGATCACAAGATCT
Coding sequences within it:
- the LOC123893642 gene encoding tubulin alpha-1 chain, with the protein product MRECISIHIGQAGIQVGNACWELYCLEHGIQPDGQMPGDKTVGGGDDAFNTFFSETGAGKHVPRAIFVDLEPTVIDEVRTGAYRQLFHPEQLISGKEDAANNFARGHYTIGKEIVDLCLDRIRKLADNCTGLQGFLVFNAVGGGTGSGLGSLLLERLSVDYGKKSKLGFTVYPSPQVSTSVVEPYNSVLSTHSLLEHTDVAVLLDNEAIYDICRRSLDIERPTYTNLNRLVSQVISSLTASLRFDGALNVDVTEFQTNLVPYPRIHFMLSSYAPVISAEKAYHEQLSVAEITNSAFEPSSMMAKCDPRHGKYMACCLMYRGDVVPKDVNAAVATIKTKRTIQFVDWCPTGFKCGINYQPPTVVPGGDLAKVQRAVCMISNSTSVAEVFSRIDHKFDLMYAKRAFVHWYVGEGMEEGEFSEAREDLAALEKDYEEVGAESGDGDDDGDEDY